The following proteins come from a genomic window of Acanthopagrus latus isolate v.2019 chromosome 5, fAcaLat1.1, whole genome shotgun sequence:
- the LOC119019583 gene encoding transmembrane protein 252-like, translated as MTMNVKKQLWSMAHMVVPAVGFVLTCGGAYLVSLQTENGYTWRLIPAYIMIVSGFFAVIVGVFWTICHSMRSKMYHRGGHEQHIQVYTIERQNSYPPSYEESQGGQMCPDSAPEFAVVVDEVDVVMSLAPPLYSQDSSEAPDCTWSWEQPPRYSQVERQV; from the exons ATGACCATGAACGTGAAGAAGCAGCTGTGGTCCATGGCCCACATGGTCGTGCCCGCGGTGGGATTTGTGCTCACCTGCGGCGGGGCCTACCTGGTGTCCCTGCAGACGGAGAACGGGTACACCTGGAGGCTCATCCCGGCCTACATCATGATCGTGTCCGGCTTCTTTGCTGTGATTGTAGGAGTCTTCTGGACCATCTGCCACAGCATGAGGAGCAAGATGTACCACCGAGGAGGACATGAACAGCACATCCAGGTCTACACTATCGAAAG ACAGAACTCCTACCCTCCATCGTACGAGGAGTCCCAAGGCGGTCAGATGTGTCCTGATTCGGCCCCTGAGTTTGCGGTCGTGGTCGACGAGGTGGACGTGGTGATGAGCCTCGCTCCTCCTCTGTACAGCCAGGACAGCTCGGAGGCTCCAGACTGCACGTGGAGCTGGGAGCAGCCTCCTCGGTACAGTCAGGTGGAGCGCCAGGTGTAG